The Pyrus communis chromosome 2, drPyrComm1.1, whole genome shotgun sequence genome includes a window with the following:
- the LOC137726495 gene encoding uncharacterized protein isoform X2: protein MDQEFRMMRSQVPAFGSWDWNQDLPFTQCFESARQAGLLRYTTYSDGHDEERDLYVAGDLYENHVVTPAMIVVPRRRNKMLQSHVKEAKEESWVVSDVKEPPSPPPRHRPTPKPVDEDLYKISPDLLYAKSRKRGFGFFSSCLLPTCVA from the exons ATGGATCAA GAATTTAGGATGATGAGGAGTCAAGTTCCAGCGTTTGGGAGCTGGGATTGGAACCAAGACCTTCCATTTACTCAGTGTTTTGAGTCGGCAAGGCAGGCTGGGCTTCTGCGCTACACTACTTACTCTGATGGACACGATGAGGAGCGTGATCTGTACGTTGCTGGTGATCTGTATGAGAATCATGTTGTCACACCTGCCATGATTGTTGTTCCTCGCAGAAGG AACAAAATGCTGCAGTCACATGTGAAAGAAGCAAAAGAGGAAAGTTGGGTGGTGAGTGACGTGAAGGAGCCACCAAGCCCTCCACCAAGGCACAGGCCTACACCAAAGCCAGTGGATGAAGACTTGTACAAAATTTCACCAGACCTCCTCTATGCAAAATCCAGAAAG AGAGGATTTGGGTTCTTTTCAAGCTGCTTGCTGCCAACCTGTGTTGCTTGA
- the LOC137726495 gene encoding uncharacterized protein isoform X1 codes for MDQEFRMMRSQVPAFGSWDWNQDLPFTQCFESARQAGLLRYTTYSDGHDEERDLYVAGDLYENHVVTPAMIVVPRRRNKMLQSHVKEAKEESWVVSDVKEPPSPPPRHRPTPKPVDEDLYKISPDLLYAKSRKKRGFGFFSSCLLPTCVA; via the exons ATGGATCAA GAATTTAGGATGATGAGGAGTCAAGTTCCAGCGTTTGGGAGCTGGGATTGGAACCAAGACCTTCCATTTACTCAGTGTTTTGAGTCGGCAAGGCAGGCTGGGCTTCTGCGCTACACTACTTACTCTGATGGACACGATGAGGAGCGTGATCTGTACGTTGCTGGTGATCTGTATGAGAATCATGTTGTCACACCTGCCATGATTGTTGTTCCTCGCAGAAGG AACAAAATGCTGCAGTCACATGTGAAAGAAGCAAAAGAGGAAAGTTGGGTGGTGAGTGACGTGAAGGAGCCACCAAGCCCTCCACCAAGGCACAGGCCTACACCAAAGCCAGTGGATGAAGACTTGTACAAAATTTCACCAGACCTCCTCTATGCAAAATCCAGAAAG AAGAGAGGATTTGGGTTCTTTTCAAGCTGCTTGCTGCCAACCTGTGTTGCTTGA